One Leopardus geoffroyi isolate Oge1 chromosome B1, O.geoffroyi_Oge1_pat1.0, whole genome shotgun sequence DNA window includes the following coding sequences:
- the HRURF gene encoding protein HRURF — protein sequence MAQPTASAQKLVRPIRAVCRILQIPESDPSNLRP from the coding sequence ATGGCGCAACCCACGGCCTCGGCCCAGAAGCTGGTGCGGCCAATCCGCGCCGTGTGCCGCATCCTGCAAATCCCGGAATCCGACCCCTCTAACCTGCGGCCCTAG